In Oreochromis aureus strain Israel breed Guangdong linkage group 17, ZZ_aureus, whole genome shotgun sequence, the genomic stretch TATAAAATTAGtgcatacatttaaaaaatataaccaaataaaacatattttttactCAGACTTTATCTTTTAAGATTGAAGATTTTAgagcatattttattttattttcaatttaaCTGAACTCACGAGGTATTGTGTGTCTTTTACTTGATTAAGCCcagtttaaattttcatttaatGTTTTGGCTGATATGAAAAGACTTATGGACGTGTAAAACCAGTCactgggggtgtccaaatttaGAGATTGCATTCTCCTGAGGACCAGCCTCAGCAGGATGGTCTTcatgggccgggtccttcgtaggccggaagtgagcggctgtgaaattggacacctccactaaaagaaaaaacaaacaaaactaaaagcCCTCCTGACAGCTCATTGTGCTGCAGTTAAGTTAGACCAATCAGCTCAGTAAAGCCAGAAATACTAACATCATTTCTCCTTGCATCATTAGTACCCAGCTTTTAACATTAAACCCCTTAAAATTTTGGCTGTGACAAAGTAAACTTGGTATAAATAATTCTAATACAGACCTTCCAAGACTGCACTGTGCAATGACAGGAACAAAAGCAATATTGATGTAAAAATAAGTTTTATTCATGAACAGACTTTCGAATAAAAAGTGCATACACTACACATCAGAAAGCATATTTACAAGcttaacacaaaaaaaataaaattaaaaaaaaaaaaaaaaaaaaaaaaaaagaattccgTCGTACATATTTACAGTCCAGAGGCGGGTGGGACAGGAATCAATCCAGTTACAGTCTGTGATAAAGCCAACATGAAGCATAAAGGAGTCCGATGACCAACAGGAGGATCTCTCAGAGGAACAGCTGGTGGCTCTGAAAAGAGCCTTTTGTTAAAAAGCAGGTGGTTTACTTCTTCTTTGGTGTAGCTTTCTTTGCCTTCGCAGCTTTGGGCTTTGCAGCCTTCTTTGCAGGCTTTTTAGGGGTGGCTGCTTTCTTGGGCGCTGCGGTCTTCTTCACCTTGGGGCTCTTTGCCTTCTTGGCCACAGCTTTCTTTGCAGCTGCCGCGGGCTTCTTTGCCTTCTTCGGGGTGGCTTTAGCGGCTTTAGGCTTCTTGGCGGTGGCTGGTTTCTTAGCTGCAGTGGCCTTCTTTGCCGCCGGCTTCTTTACTTTAGCAGCGGGCTTTTTGGCTGCTTTCTTGGGCTTCTCGGCTGGCTTGGCTGCCTTGAAAGAACCAGATGCCCCGGTTCCGGTGGTGTGGACCAGAGCGCCTTTCTGCACCAGGCTCTTCAGAGCCCGCCTGACGTGAGCAGAGTTATGTTCTACGTCGTAACCGCGAGCGACGAGGTCCTTCTTGATGGCGGCCAGAGACAGTCCTTTGCGTTCTTTGGACTCTTTCACTGCTTTTACGATGAGCTCGCTAGCGGACGGGCCGGACTTCTTGGCAGTCTTGCCCGCTGCTGCCTTCTTCTTCTTAGCCGGGGCCTTTGCGGGAGCCGCCTCGGCGGCCGGAGCTGGTGCTGCTGCAGGAGCGACTTCTGCCATGGCGTTAACGGAGTGGTGTTTGTCGATGAGACGATAGAAATCTCCGAACAGTGACTGGAACTTAAATACACCATGAGAACCGTGGAGACTCAACCCTGCCTGCAGCTCACAGCCGCAGCGAGAAGACCTTGGCTCTTGTGTTTTCTCCTCTTCATAAACTACGTTAAAACAACATCTGAAggtaaaagtagataaaaaTTTCAAATCGAATCGATAGAGAAGAACTTTCTCTTTATAGGGAAGCTTTATAAACTTTCTTAGTTTTCTGCAATTTGTTTTGGAAGCCTTTAAACCTGCCCTGTCCGCCGCGGCGTGAGGCACCGATTCGTGTCTTTTCTCCGacatttttcttctaaatgcgttaaaatctaaaataaccCCTCAAAAACGTGTTAAACAGCGAGGCAACATGTTTGTCCACACATGTTATGTCAAAATAATGATCTCCGTCGGATACCTTTTCATTAAACTGAGGTtatttcggtgcctgcaaacacacatgAGTTGGTGGAGGAAACAGGGTGACTCGCTAACTCCACATACTCTCTGCCCTCAATTTACTGTAGATTTTCATTAATTAATGATACACGAATGATAGCTCTGGCTCCGTGAAATGTGTAATATGGATAAATCTAACACTTTAATAGCACTACAGCTCTTAGATAGGCAAACACACTAAAGCTCCACCAGGCTTAGCATCAGCTCATCATATTGCATCCCAGTTCACTGGCTACTGCATCCCAGTGCAGTCAAAACGCTAATCATCACTAATAACACCCatcaaaagaaaattacaagTAAATATCCAGAGCTGATAATGTTCATATAAACAGGAACAGATTAAACAGTTAGTCTGGAAAGTTCTGGCAGGAAAATCTCTCCACTTCCTTAACAATCTAGCTGCTTTTTGGCCAAATGTCATGGGCTGTAAGATGGAACTCCTAAAATTAAGTGTTTCAGTACTTTTACTGCTTGACTCTAGTGTTGTGGATGTTCCAAAGTTTAAGGAGTTAATATAAATTCTTAATTTGCTTTGAATAATGACTCATGGTTGGCAAGCAGTGAGTTCATTTGAATATTAAGCCTGTTGTGGGCGTGGGTACCTTCTCTGAGTTTGAACTCACCGATTTGAGTCAGTATTGGTGGTTCAAAGTTAGAAATGCTCAGCCAAACTtgaaaaatactgaaaataaagtaaaagtttATATTTTGTTACTGATTTTAGttggattttttaaatgttttagataaataagtacattaggattttttttttttattttttttttaaatgttgggTAGTATAGTTAACAATAATATTTGATTATCTACAGAAcaaaaagtggaagtgatgAACATGTATTTTCAGACAGTGTTTATCCTGTTTGGATATTGTACAGTCTGACTGCCAAAAATAACAACCTGCAATAGCGCTCCGTCCTGCTGTTGAAGGACTCAggcacaggtgtcaaactccaggcctcgagggccggtgtcctacaggctttagatgtgtccttgatccaacacagctgaatcaaatggctaaattacctacCCTGTCTTGAAGTTCTTCAGAGGCCtagtaatgaactaatcatttgattcaggtgtgttgacccagggtgttatctaaaacctgcaggacaccggccctcgaggcctggagttcgataCCCCTGAGTCTCAGGGCCTCCACAGTCTCATGCAGCGGGTAGCAGGTGTTGTCCATAATCAACATTAACTTAGCTAACATCTGCCTTCTCTGTGGGATATATCTAGGGGACTATCCAGGACTGAGCTACTCTCTTTACCAGTTTAGGTAACCATCTTATGTAGGTTTGTAAAAattacagggaaaaaaaaaatcacacttcctgttttgtgtGGAATGAAAAACCCTAAGATGGTTGTAGTGGTAATGAAGATAAATATGAGCAGGGAATTCAGTACATATGGGGACTTTATTTGTTTGGGGGATTAGACCCAAACCTTTGCTTTCTTTCCTCTTGTTAATTTTAGCTCAAAAACTGTCTAATGTGGCcaaatgctgtttttgtgtttcagaaTTGGCCTTTAGGAGTAACATAAAAGCACAATCAATCCTCATGGAGTAAAGCTATTGATCCGTTtaatatataaatgttttaaattatgACAATTTGATTGATAAAATTCTGCATAATTATTAAACTAATTACAAATAATGTAAGTTAAATTTATGCTGCTAAATTATGCCTAACCTGTTGTTATCGTACTATATATGTAGCAGAGTCAGTATGTCTCTTGGGCCTACATTACCTTAAAAATTACTGGCTATGTAACATTTCCATAGTGCACTGAGTAGATAAGCATCTACACTGTCCAAGCCAGAATTACACAGTGCTACTAATGTACAGCTAGCTAGCTAATCTTAGtaagctgaaaaagaaaagttagcTCTACATTTTCACCCTATCAGCTAACAGATACTTAATTAGCAGGCAGGGATCTGACTTGAAACTGGAAAAACAGTATTATCTTTGACTACGAGTTCAAATAATTCAAACTTGCCAATCACATGGTGTAAGCTATAGAGACTATGCTGAATAATAGCCATATCTAGTGGCTCTAATAATATGCATAGTTTTTGAAACGTGACCATTATGTATATATTGTATTACATATACCTAAAATTGTCAACTAGGTTACAGAGAGAGGGGGCAGAGAATTTCTCTTTTCTAAATAGGTGAAAGTCACCACTTTTCAGGTCCTGAGCTGCTTCCGTGTTTGGTATTCTAAAATATGTGACCCTGAGAAACTTCAAACAAAtagttaatattaaaatatttaatcaaaAATTTATCAGATTCTTTTTCTGTTATATCTGTGAAAGTAAGACCACAGGTGTTTATAATGTGCCTTTTTGTATAAGCCGCTGTTGTccagcacaaaacaaaaaacctgtaTGAGGTAGATTTACTTCAGGCCTGTTCAATCATACTGCATCAGATTTTATTAGGTGCAGGTTTTTGTGCTtcaaacacttaaaaacactCAAGTATTGTACTAACATTGAGCCTTTTTATACTGTGCGTTTCTAACCTATATTTCATACTTAAATGTATATAGCTGTAGCTCACATGTTTAattgttaaatattttattttaagtactAAAACAGTAAAGGTAAGttgaataattattattttgataCAACTAATGTTCGATAAAGGTCAGTGAACAAggatgcagtttattaaagcaatGCAGAGTTTAGTTTAAAACAACTAGTTGAAGTCATAGCTTTCTTTCTATTTCACATAGTAATATTTATAATCCAGGAGTATCTGAATCAGTAACTAAGAAGTTAAACTACTAAATTTAGGAAAACGCTGTGGGACTTCGTGCCTGGACAGTTTTTTCCATCAGCTCTAGTGTGTTTGCAGACACTGAGAAAACCTCGGGTTAATGAAAACATATCCGCAGAAACTCGGTGTTTATGGATGAGATGTCTGCAGAAACATGTTATCTCGCTGTTTAACCTTattgtttgtggtgtttgtgtattttaaagcatttaCAATAAGAAATTGCAGGGCAAAGAGACGGAACAGTGCCTCGAAGAGAGGTTTAAGTCCGCCTCAAGCAAACTCTCGATGAAGAGTAAACGTCTACAAAGCTTCTTTGTAAAGAGCAAGTTCTCCGCTATCGGATCGGTTTAATTTCATGCTTCAGTTTCtcatttaaatgtgattttaaaGCCGTTTTTGGTGACGAAAAAACACAACTCTCTGCGCCCTCCCGCAGCGGACACGAGCAGCAGGCTGGGTTGAGTCTTCATGGTTCTCATGATGCGTTTACGTTCCTTTTTCTTCCGGAAATTCCACTTTGGCtatttaattatattattgttattattactaaGTCAGTCGGGTGACAACACGATGACAGGAGCAGCTTCACAAGCGCCCAGTGACTCTGCCACCCAGGCCAAAGCTtcagggaagaagaagaaaggagggCCCGTTGTGAGCGAACTGGTGTACAGAGCCGTGGCTGCCTCCCAGGACCGCAAAGGTCTTTCCTACTACGCCATAAAGCAGGCGCTGAGCTTCCAGGGCTACGATGTGGATCAGCACGGCTTCCTCATCAAACACGCC encodes the following:
- the LOC116317954 gene encoding histone H1.10-like codes for the protein MAEVAPAAAPAPAAEAAPAKAPAKKKKAAAGKTAKKSGPSASELIVKAVKESKERKGLSLAAIKKDLVARGYDVEHNSAHVRRALKSLVQKGALVHTTGTGASGSFKAAKPAEKPKKAAKKPAAKVKKPAAKKATAAKKPATAKKPKAAKATPKKAKKPAAAAKKAVAKKAKSPKVKKTAAPKKAATPKKPAKKAAKPKAAKAKKATPKKK
- the LOC120433894 gene encoding histone H1-like; this translates as MTGAASQAPSDSATQAKASGKKKKGGPVVSELVYRAVAASQDRKGLSYYAIKQALSFQGYDVDQHGFLIKHAINIMVKKGALIQTKGSGVSGSFKVPKPGKKPKQALREPALEEVYAAKPSRPLVTLSQHPRRKR